AAGTTTCGGTATCGCGAGTCAGTAATAAAATACCCGAAGTTTGCTGATCTAAACGATGTACAGTGTTTATTATTATATCATCAGTTAACAAACAACGCAAGCGACTCAGAACACTATCTTGGGTGTCACGATAACGACCAGGTACAGATAGTAACCCTGGGGGTTTATTCACAGCAATTAGCCATTCATCTTCATAAATAATCGGTAGTTCTGGGGGATTGGCGATTAGGGATTGGGAATTGGAGGGAGATGAAACGTTATTCTCCCTCATCCCCAGTCCCCGCAACAGAAACCCCATCAATGGCTGACAGCGTTCAGCACAGGCGCCGTAGAATTGACCATGAATTTTTTCCTCTGAGGATGCTCCCCACCAAAACTCTGCCATTGCTAGGGGTTTGAGTTGATGTGTGGCGGCATAATGTAGTAGTTTTGGAGCGCAACAGTCTCCTGTACCAGTGGGCGCTCCTGTTGGCATCAATTGCTGTAAAGATAGAGATTGCCCGGAAAAATTAGTTAAGCTATAAGCAGCGTGCATCTGCGCTTGCAGTTGACGGGACAGTTGTTTACGCCTTTGTTTGAGTTCACTAATCCGCATATCGGCTGCGGTAATTACTTCTTTTAGCGGTTGTAAAACTTCATTTTGCAGGCGTTTGAGTTGTTTTAGCTCTATTTTCTGCATCCGGCTTTCTTGATCGAGTTGTTCCAGCGCTATAGTCAGTGCTGCTGGTGAAAGCGTGGCTGTGTATGTCAGGCGTGTTTGCTGTCGTTGATGTTTGCAATCTCGATGGCGATCGCTCATAATTTGTAACTGCTGCTGAAACTGGGCTAACTTCGTTTCGTATTTTTGGCGATCGCTCAGTTGCTTGAGGGTAATCAGTTCTTGCTTAATCTCATCCAATTGCGCCAATGTGTGGGCTTCCTCTAGGGCTACTTCCTCCCTTCCCGGAATTGGCGGTACCCAACTATCAACTATACTGCAACCATTCAGCAGACCGGAGAAGGCTTTGAGTACCCCTTGTTCGCCAGTCGGTAATTCAACTAGCAATACCCCATACATTTTACCTTCACGAGCATAAAGATCATTAGTGGACAGGAATTGCATTAAACTATGTGCGATCGCTTCCACTATTGGAGTGCGAGGAAGTTTTAGTATTTTACCTGTTTGCGGACAACGCCCTTGATAGTCATAGCTGGGGGGTGAAGCCTGGACTGTATAGTTAGAGTCGATGAAATCTGAAAGCGCGTGCAAAACCACCATATCCTGATTGCAAATTTGGCTGATATTATTTATGTAGGAAACATTCCACACCCCTATGATGAGTGGTAGAGTACTTATATGGGAGCAAAATTTAGCAAGTAAGCCATGCAGACCATTAATGACATTGGCACGCTGATTGTCAGGACACCAGAAACCTGCGGTGGTCGTCTCCGCATCGTCAGCACCCGTATTACGGTACAATACATTGTAAATGAGATCAAAGCAGGTGTCACGCCTGAAGAAATCCTAGAAGATAAACCACACCTGACGCTTGCAGGGATTTATAGCGCTTTGGCCTACTATTTTGCTAACAAAGAAGCGCTAGATGCCCAATTTGCTGCCTATGATGAAGAATGTCGGCGCTTGGAAGCCCAGTATAAAGCAAGAAATCAATTGTGAGCCGAATTCGCTTGTACTTGGATGAAGATACAATTAAAGGAGCGCTGATACAAGCACTGCGAAATGCAGATTTAGATGTCGTTACAGTTGCCGAGGCTGGCAGATTAGGCTATCCCGATGAAGAACAATTAATTTGGGCAACAGAGCAAGAGCGAGTGATCTACAGTTTTAATATTGGAGATTTTTGTCGCTTGCACAGTGACTTTATGGCTCAAGAAAGAAGTCATGCTGGTATCGTTCTAGCCCCACAACAGCAATACTCTGTTGGACAGCAGTTACGCGGTTTGCTTAAATTAGCTGCTGATCAATCAGCACAGAAGATGGCGAACGAACTGGTTTTTCTGAATACTTATGTTGAGAAAATTATATAACAGATTCAAAGCAATGACGGAACAGACGAGCAAAATCACTGGTTTTCACGCTCATGTCTACTACGATACCGAGAGTCGTGATATCGCTGTCCGTATACGCGAAGAATTGGGCGCTAGATTTGATGTGCAGCTTGGGCGCTGGCGTGATGAACCGGTCGGACCGCACCCACAGGCGATGTATCAAGTTGCTTTCTTACCGAATCAGTTTGATCAAGTCATCCCCTGGTTAATGCTCAATCATCAGGGGTTGGATGTTCTTATCCACCCAAATACGGAGGATGCTGTAGCAGACCACACAGATCATGCCTTGTGGCTGGGAAACAAGCTAGATCTCAATGTCGAGGTTCTGCGACGAATTACCACAAGTTGATTTATCGTACCGGAAAATTAGGGTTTTTGGCGTCGTTCAATCATCCATCTGTAGGGACGCCAGGCTTTGCGCCTATTGTTCTAACATGTGGAAAAATCGGGTAAAATAATCGGGAAATGTCTTGGCTGTACAACCAGGGTCTTTAATCACAATCCCTGGCGCCCGCAAGCCGGTGACAGCAAATGCCATTGCCATGCGATGATCATGATAGGTTTCAATTGCCGCAGGAGCGATCGCACTTGGTTCAATCCGCAAACCGTCGGCAAATTCTTCTACCTTGACTCCCAACCGTTGTAACTCTGTCACCACAGCTTTAATCCGTTCGGTTTCTTTATAACGAATATGTTCGACATTGCGAATGGTGACTGGTGAACTAGCAAATGGGGCGATCGCTCCTAATGTTTGCACCAAATCTGACATATCATTCATATCAATGTCGATGCCCTGTAATTGCTGCGGTCCTCTAACTACAGTATAATTATCGCCGTGTTCAATCTGGCAACCCATCTGTTCTAATACATTCAGCCACAGAATATCTCCTTGACAGGATTCTTTGGTCAAATGATTCACCCGCACCCTTCCACCTGTAACGGCGGCGGCGGCAAAAAAATAAGAGGCATTCGAGGCATCTGGTTCTATGGTATAATGTCTACCTTGGTAACGCTGACCCGCTTTGATTTTAAATTGATTCTCGGCAGTTTCTATTACTTCTACGCCAAAATCTGCCATGAGGCGAGAGGTCATTTTGACATAAGATTGAGAAACCAGTGTACCCTCAACCTCAATGATGGTGTCCTGTTGAGCATAAGGCGCAATCATCAACAATGCCGACAGTTGTTGACTGGTTTGGTTGGCTTTCAAACGAAAATGTCCGCCGCTAAATTGCTGACTGTAGATAGTGTAGGGCATAAAACCAGGGTTGCCCTCAAAATTAATCTTTGCTCCCCCCGTTTCCAGTACCGTCAGCAAATCCCCCATCGGTCTTTCCCGCATCCGAGGAACCCCATCTAGGCGATATTCACCATTCCCTAATCCCACCAGCGCCGAAATAAACCGAGCTGCGGTACCTGCTAAACCTACAAATAAATCTGCTTGTGTAGCCGGAATTTCCCCCCCTCTTCCCGCAACGTGAATCCTCGCCAAATCAGAATTTAGCTCAATGGGAATGCCTAATTGCTCTACGCATTTGGCAAAATACTGACTGTCTTCACTAAATAAGGCGTTTTCTAATAGGGAATCTCCAAGTGCCAATGCAGCCACGAGTAATGCCCGATTGGTAATACTTTTAGAACCAGGAATCTCTACGGTGGCATCGACTGGGCGATTTAGAGCAGGGATGGCAATAGTATCCACATTAAACCTCACAGGGCATACATTACAAATAATATCAGGACTTAAGCAACAGACTTATTTTTTAACTCGAAGTCCCCCATAGGCATTTTTAGTCGTGATTGCACAATTAATGCTGACTTAGGCAAAAATATATATTGACAAACAAGTATTAAGGATTGTATCGTTAAAAAAACGAGCGTTCGATATAAATATTCCGAGATATGCCAAAGATTGTTGATCATGAACAATACCGCAAAGAACTGCTCGGCAAATGCTTTGATTTATTTGCCCAAAAAGGCTATGCTGCCATTACCATGCGGCAAATTGCTGAGTGTTTAGGGGTTTCTACGGGAACTCTATATCACTACTTTTCTAGCAAACAAGCTTTGTTTGAGCAATTAGTGGAAGAGATGTGTCAACAGGATATAAGTGCAGCATTGGCGGAATTGGGAGAACGGAAAACACCACAAGAGGCGATGGAAGTTCTAGGAAAATATTTGGTGAAAAATGAGGATTATTTTATTAAGTGGACTTATCTGGTAGTTGATTTTTGCCAATATCAAGATTCTCAAGAAATATCGGGAAAGCATGTATTTAGGCGTGTAATTCAGCGATATCAGCAGGTGATTTGTGATTTTTTAGGGATTGAAGATTTGGTATTAGCCTCCTTGGTATTGAGCCTTGTAGATGGTTTATTTTTAGGAAGATTACAGGGAAATGAAATGATTAATATTCCTGAACAATGCAATCTGCTGGGAAGGATATTGACGGCTTATTTGCACAAAGTTTCATAAAAAAACAAAATAGAGGGGTAAAAATGACTAACAGACTGTTATTTAAACCAAAAAATCAACAATTAATTGCATTAGTAATTGGTGCTACTGTAATTACAGGTGGAATTGTCGTTTATGCTATATCTCAGTTTGGACAAGTTGGTAAAACTTCCTCATCAGAGACTGTAGCAGCGGCGCCAATTAGCGAAAAAGTGACAGCATTAGGAAGACTACAACCAGAAGCAGAGGTAATTAGCCTGTCTGCA
The Gloeotrichia echinulata CP02 DNA segment above includes these coding regions:
- a CDS encoding DUF5615 family PIN-like protein yields the protein MSRIRLYLDEDTIKGALIQALRNADLDVVTVAEAGRLGYPDEEQLIWATEQERVIYSFNIGDFCRLHSDFMAQERSHAGIVLAPQQQYSVGQQLRGLLKLAADQSAQKMANELVFLNTYVEKII
- a CDS encoding pseudouridine synthase, encoding MVVLHALSDFIDSNYTVQASPPSYDYQGRCPQTGKILKLPRTPIVEAIAHSLMQFLSTNDLYAREGKMYGVLLVELPTGEQGVLKAFSGLLNGCSIVDSWVPPIPGREEVALEEAHTLAQLDEIKQELITLKQLSDRQKYETKLAQFQQQLQIMSDRHRDCKHQRQQTRLTYTATLSPAALTIALEQLDQESRMQKIELKQLKRLQNEVLQPLKEVITAADMRISELKQRRKQLSRQLQAQMHAAYSLTNFSGQSLSLQQLMPTGAPTGTGDCCAPKLLHYAATHQLKPLAMAEFWWGASSEEKIHGQFYGACAERCQPLMGFLLRGLGMRENNVSSPSNSQSLIANPPELPIIYEDEWLIAVNKPPGLLSVPGRYRDTQDSVLSRLRCLLTDDIIINTVHRLDQQTSGILLLTRDTETYRQLSQQFQRRQVYKVYEAILSGSVTADAGVIELPLWTDPQNRPYQQVDEQRGKPSLTQFRVMAREGNYTRVEFIPLTGRTHQLRVHAADARGLGVTILGDRLYGCSAVVSRLHLHARELQFEHPQLGERVHLRVKTPF
- a CDS encoding DOPA 4,5-dioxygenase family protein, coding for MTEQTSKITGFHAHVYYDTESRDIAVRIREELGARFDVQLGRWRDEPVGPHPQAMYQVAFLPNQFDQVIPWLMLNHQGLDVLIHPNTEDAVADHTDHALWLGNKLDLNVEVLRRITTS
- the aroA gene encoding 3-phosphoshikimate 1-carboxyvinyltransferase, coding for MDTIAIPALNRPVDATVEIPGSKSITNRALLVAALALGDSLLENALFSEDSQYFAKCVEQLGIPIELNSDLARIHVAGRGGEIPATQADLFVGLAGTAARFISALVGLGNGEYRLDGVPRMRERPMGDLLTVLETGGAKINFEGNPGFMPYTIYSQQFSGGHFRLKANQTSQQLSALLMIAPYAQQDTIIEVEGTLVSQSYVKMTSRLMADFGVEVIETAENQFKIKAGQRYQGRHYTIEPDASNASYFFAAAAVTGGRVRVNHLTKESCQGDILWLNVLEQMGCQIEHGDNYTVVRGPQQLQGIDIDMNDMSDLVQTLGAIAPFASSPVTIRNVEHIRYKETERIKAVVTELQRLGVKVEEFADGLRIEPSAIAPAAIETYHDHRMAMAFAVTGLRAPGIVIKDPGCTAKTFPDYFTRFFHMLEQ
- a CDS encoding TetR/AcrR family transcriptional regulator, with the translated sequence MPKIVDHEQYRKELLGKCFDLFAQKGYAAITMRQIAECLGVSTGTLYHYFSSKQALFEQLVEEMCQQDISAALAELGERKTPQEAMEVLGKYLVKNEDYFIKWTYLVVDFCQYQDSQEISGKHVFRRVIQRYQQVICDFLGIEDLVLASLVLSLVDGLFLGRLQGNEMINIPEQCNLLGRILTAYLHKVS
- a CDS encoding DUF433 domain-containing protein is translated as MQTINDIGTLIVRTPETCGGRLRIVSTRITVQYIVNEIKAGVTPEEILEDKPHLTLAGIYSALAYYFANKEALDAQFAAYDEECRRLEAQYKARNQL